A DNA window from Hymenobacter aquaticus contains the following coding sequences:
- a CDS encoding DUF4268 domain-containing protein, with translation MYSKTEAAQLRQAFWTTFGQYMAPVPSAEGVPTNWINYKTGLKHVYFRLRADVRQASISIDLTHPDEDIRELFFQQFAELRRMLEESLGEVWTWEPHFQDENGQVVSRIYRELRPVNMFNRDDWPQLISFFKPRLMALDEFWSGAQYAFDDLR, from the coding sequence ATGTACAGCAAAACCGAAGCGGCCCAGCTGCGCCAGGCCTTCTGGACCACGTTTGGGCAGTATATGGCCCCGGTGCCCTCGGCCGAGGGCGTGCCCACCAACTGGATTAACTACAAAACCGGCCTCAAGCACGTCTACTTCCGCCTGCGGGCCGACGTGCGCCAGGCCAGCATCAGCATCGACCTCACCCACCCCGACGAGGATATCCGGGAGCTGTTTTTCCAGCAGTTCGCGGAGCTGCGCCGGATGCTGGAGGAAAGCCTGGGCGAGGTCTGGACCTGGGAGCCGCACTTCCAGGACGAGAACGGGCAGGTAGTGAGCCGCATCTACCGGGAGCTGCGGCCGGTAAACATGTTCAACCGGGACGACTGGCCCCAGCTGATTTCCTTTTTCAAGCCCCGCCTCATGGCCCTGGACGAGTTCTGGAGCGGGGCCCAATACGCCTTCGACGATTTAAGATGA
- a CDS encoding HIRAN domain-containing protein: MTTAPASSPQGLILLECLVAGTTHRENLKKHEPRLYVGQELQLQREADSKYDDWAVKVLTTVADGSIWLGYLPEVRNETVARLLDAGYQPTARLVHKAWEEDWLYLEIEVLLPAGSLK, translated from the coding sequence ATGACGACTGCTCCCGCTTCTTCTCCCCAAGGCCTGATTTTGCTGGAATGCCTGGTGGCCGGCACTACGCACCGCGAAAACCTGAAAAAACACGAGCCCCGGCTTTACGTGGGTCAGGAGCTGCAATTGCAGCGCGAGGCCGACAGCAAGTACGACGACTGGGCCGTGAAAGTGCTGACCACAGTGGCCGACGGCAGCATCTGGCTGGGCTACCTGCCCGAGGTGCGCAACGAAACCGTAGCCCGCCTGCTCGACGCCGGCTACCAGCCCACTGCCCGCCTCGTGCACAAAGCCTGGGAAGAAGACTGGCTCTACCTGGAAATAGAGGTGCTGCTGCCCGCCGGCAGCCTGAAATAA
- the ruvB gene encoding Holliday junction branch migration DNA helicase RuvB, translated as MREPFMTGGTDHMDSGEKEIDKALRPLSFADFTGQAKVVDNLQIFVGAAKQRGEALDHVLLHGPPGLGKTTLSHIIANELGAGIKMTSGPVLDKPSDLAGLLTNLDPHDVLFIDEIHRLNPVVEEYLYSAMEDYRIDILLDSGPNARSVQISLSPFTLIGATTRSGMLTSPLRARFGISSRLEYYDAKLLTDIVMRSAEILATPIHEDAAFEIARRSRGTPRIANNLLRRTRDFAQIKGTGTITVDIAQFALNALDVDARGLDDMDKRILNTIIDKFKGGPVGISTIATACGEEAETIEEVYEPFLIQEGYIKRTSRGREATEAAYRHLGKLMPQHLRGNSPGDLFGAPAEE; from the coding sequence ATGCGCGAACCATTCATGACCGGTGGCACTGACCACATGGACTCCGGCGAAAAAGAGATTGACAAGGCCCTGCGCCCGCTCAGCTTCGCCGACTTTACCGGGCAGGCCAAAGTGGTCGACAACCTGCAGATCTTCGTGGGCGCCGCCAAGCAGCGCGGCGAGGCCCTCGACCACGTGCTGCTGCACGGCCCGCCCGGCCTGGGCAAAACCACGTTGTCGCATATCATTGCCAACGAGCTGGGGGCCGGCATCAAGATGACCTCGGGCCCGGTGCTGGATAAGCCCTCGGACCTGGCCGGCCTGCTCACCAACCTGGACCCGCACGACGTGCTGTTCATCGACGAGATTCACCGGCTGAACCCCGTGGTGGAGGAGTACCTGTACTCGGCCATGGAAGACTACCGCATCGACATCCTGCTCGACTCGGGCCCGAATGCCCGCTCGGTGCAGATTTCGCTGAGCCCGTTTACCCTCATCGGGGCCACCACCCGTTCGGGTATGCTGACCTCGCCGCTGCGGGCCCGCTTCGGCATCAGCTCCCGCCTGGAGTACTACGACGCCAAGCTGCTGACCGACATCGTGATGCGCTCGGCCGAAATCCTGGCTACGCCGATTCACGAGGACGCGGCCTTCGAAATTGCCCGCCGCTCGCGCGGTACCCCGCGGATTGCCAACAACCTGCTGCGCCGCACCCGCGACTTCGCCCAGATCAAAGGCACCGGCACCATTACCGTCGACATTGCCCAGTTTGCCCTCAACGCCCTCGACGTGGACGCCCGCGGCCTTGACGACATGGACAAGCGCATCCTGAACACCATTATCGACAAGTTCAAGGGTGGCCCCGTGGGCATCAGCACCATTGCCACGGCCTGCGGCGAAGAAGCCGAAACCATTGAGGAAGTGTACGAGCCCTTCCTGATTCAGGAAGGCTACATCAAGCGCACCTCGCGGGGCCGCGAAGCCACTGAGGCGGCCTACAGGCACCTGGGCAAGCTCATGCCCCAGCACCTGCGCGGCAACTCGCCCGGGGATTTGTTCGGGGCACCGGCGGAGGAGTAG
- the queG gene encoding tRNA epoxyqueuosine(34) reductase QueG, which yields MLPTAQYTAFIKRRAAELGFMYCGISRAEFLEEEAPRLENWLNQQMNGKMAYMANHFDKRLDPRLLVDGAKSVISLLLNYYPAPEDQQPDDTLKISKYAYGRDYHFVIKDKLKTLLADMQQEIGEVGGRVFVDSAPVMDKVWAKKSGLGWVGKNSNLITPGVGSFYFIAELIVDLELDYDGPIKDYCGTCTKCVDACPTDAITNPYVVDGSKCISYFTIELKDQIPTEMAGKFGNWMFGCDICQDVCPWNRFARPHQEPQFRPHAQLPHLKANDWQEITHELFAELFRQSAVKRTGYEGLKRNIRFVTNEPDAIGNTEE from the coding sequence ATGCTTCCTACCGCTCAGTACACTGCTTTCATCAAGCGCCGCGCGGCGGAGCTGGGCTTTATGTACTGCGGGATTTCTAGGGCGGAGTTTCTGGAAGAGGAAGCGCCCCGGCTGGAAAACTGGCTCAACCAGCAGATGAACGGCAAGATGGCCTACATGGCCAACCACTTCGACAAGCGCCTCGACCCGCGCCTGCTCGTGGACGGGGCCAAGTCGGTCATTTCCCTGCTGTTGAACTACTACCCCGCCCCCGAAGACCAGCAGCCCGACGACACGCTCAAAATCAGCAAGTACGCCTACGGCCGCGACTACCACTTCGTCATCAAGGACAAGCTCAAGACGCTGCTGGCCGATATGCAGCAGGAAATAGGGGAGGTGGGCGGCCGGGTATTCGTCGATTCGGCCCCGGTGATGGACAAGGTGTGGGCCAAGAAAAGCGGCCTGGGCTGGGTGGGCAAAAACTCCAACCTGATAACGCCCGGCGTGGGTAGCTTCTACTTCATTGCCGAGCTCATCGTGGATCTGGAGCTGGACTACGACGGGCCCATTAAGGACTACTGCGGCACTTGCACCAAGTGCGTGGACGCCTGCCCCACCGACGCCATTACCAACCCCTACGTGGTGGATGGCAGCAAGTGCATCAGCTACTTTACCATCGAGCTCAAGGACCAGATTCCGACGGAAATGGCGGGCAAGTTTGGCAACTGGATGTTCGGCTGCGATATCTGCCAGGACGTGTGCCCCTGGAACCGCTTCGCCAGGCCCCATCAGGAGCCGCAGTTCCGGCCCCACGCCCAGCTGCCCCACCTCAAGGCCAACGACTGGCAGGAAATCACCCACGAGCTGTTCGCGGAGCTGTTCCGGCAGTCGGCGGTGAAGCGCACGGGCTACGAGGGCCTGAAACGAAACATCCGGTTCGTGACAAACGAACCGGATGCTATAGGTAATACGGAAGAATAA
- a CDS encoding ferritin-like domain-containing protein — MHILKLLADLAAVEPASFARVSGRRGVLTSLGQKGRQAVAAAVPLALGGVLTNAYAKRSSTVLDTFTLALTLEYLESEFYTRALASSMVFPGSTKSVIQAIAKHEQDHVTYLQNALKSSGVAVPDKPKFDFTGSKNGTQTPLFPTVFSDFPTFLKVAQLLEDTGVRAYKGQVENLMSDDELLEGALRIHAVEARHAAHIRGMRRALNANVRYWVSPLDEVITTTATAAVYAGEDAEKQAIITTTDITYFPATSATVVTTTPEKAVQSIKEAFDEPMTAATATSIANLFIYA, encoded by the coding sequence ATGCATATTCTGAAATTACTCGCCGATCTGGCCGCCGTTGAACCCGCTTCCTTCGCGCGTGTCAGTGGCCGCCGGGGCGTGCTGACCAGCCTGGGCCAGAAAGGCCGCCAGGCCGTAGCGGCGGCCGTGCCCCTGGCCCTGGGCGGCGTGCTGACCAACGCCTACGCCAAACGGTCGTCTACCGTGCTCGACACCTTCACCCTGGCCCTGACGCTGGAATACCTGGAAAGTGAGTTCTACACCCGGGCCCTGGCCTCGTCAATGGTGTTTCCGGGCTCGACCAAAAGCGTTATTCAGGCCATTGCCAAGCACGAGCAGGACCACGTAACGTACCTGCAAAACGCGCTGAAATCGTCGGGCGTGGCTGTGCCCGACAAGCCGAAGTTCGATTTCACGGGCAGCAAGAACGGCACCCAGACGCCGCTGTTCCCGACCGTCTTCAGCGACTTTCCCACGTTCCTGAAAGTAGCCCAACTCCTGGAAGACACCGGCGTGCGGGCCTACAAAGGCCAGGTTGAAAACCTGATGAGCGACGACGAGCTGCTGGAAGGCGCCCTGCGCATCCACGCCGTAGAGGCCCGGCACGCGGCCCACATCCGGGGCATGCGCCGCGCCCTCAATGCCAACGTGCGCTACTGGGTGAGCCCCCTCGACGAGGTAATTACGACGACGGCCACGGCCGCCGTGTACGCCGGCGAAGACGCCGAAAAGCAGGCCATCATTACCACCACCGACATTACCTACTTCCCCGCCACCAGCGCCACGGTCGTCACGACCACGCCGGAGAAGGCCGTGCAAAGCATCAAGGAAGCCTTCGACGAGCCGATGACGGCTGCCACGGCTACCAGCATTGCCAACCTGTTTATCTACGCCTAG
- a CDS encoding ferritin-like domain-containing protein yields MSESGFSSSFLARTMRRRSFFRVAGATVAASTLVLAGCGDDSEIKPTDPGTVISIGSGENGLLNYVYLLEQLEAAFYQKVVDAKPAFLSATELAAFTDLRDHEVIHREFFKQLLGSNGIGAFEFNFSSVTFSTREGVLGAARTLEDLGVAAYNGAGKLIATKNTLNLLGKIASVEARHAALIHDLLGLDPFADVVEASGAAAGLGAVLTPKQVVTAAASFFLPYTVDVSSLPTA; encoded by the coding sequence ATGTCTGAGTCTGGTTTTTCTTCTTCCTTTCTGGCCCGTACCATGCGGCGCCGTTCCTTCTTCCGGGTGGCCGGCGCTACCGTAGCGGCTTCCACCCTGGTACTGGCCGGCTGCGGCGACGATTCCGAGATAAAGCCGACCGACCCGGGCACCGTCATCAGCATTGGCAGCGGGGAGAACGGCCTGCTCAACTATGTGTACCTGCTCGAGCAGCTGGAGGCCGCCTTCTACCAGAAAGTAGTTGATGCCAAGCCGGCCTTTCTGAGCGCCACCGAGCTGGCCGCCTTCACCGACCTGCGGGACCACGAAGTAATTCACCGCGAATTCTTTAAGCAGCTGCTGGGCTCCAACGGCATCGGGGCCTTCGAGTTCAACTTCAGCTCCGTGACGTTTAGCACGCGCGAAGGGGTGTTGGGCGCGGCTCGCACGCTCGAAGACCTAGGCGTGGCTGCTTATAACGGGGCCGGCAAGCTCATTGCCACCAAAAACACGCTGAACCTATTGGGCAAGATTGCCTCGGTAGAAGCCCGGCACGCGGCCCTGATTCACGACCTGCTCGGCCTCGACCCCTTCGCCGACGTGGTAGAAGCCAGCGGCGCGGCGGCTGGCTTGGGCGCGGTGCTCACGCCTAAGCAGGTAGTAACGGCGGCCGCCAGCTTCTTCCTGCCCTACACCGTCGACGTTTCCTCGCTGCCAACCGCTTAG
- a CDS encoding ferritin-like domain-containing protein — MNIFRIIEQLSEVDSDVLGRFDSRRAVFKTLGDTAKKGALAAAPVFVASLFQKAYGQTTSTSVIDVLNYALTLELLEEDFYAKMIAANQVPAGAPAGAIALIKKHETAHVKLLSDTITALKGTPVTGKKFNPAKFPADYTTQLVVAQALEDTGVRAYKGQAGALMGQMAGATSLLQVALQIHSVEARHAAHIRTMRGQSPWIPASDSSLPEPLGPVYTGAIPESNVTQAGYDLTKQLPTPYSATDAAAAFDEILTKDEVLASSRAGGLVI; from the coding sequence ATGAACATATTTCGCATCATTGAGCAACTGTCGGAGGTAGATTCTGACGTGCTGGGCCGCTTCGACTCTCGCCGCGCCGTTTTCAAAACCCTCGGCGACACCGCTAAGAAAGGCGCTCTGGCTGCCGCCCCGGTTTTCGTAGCTTCGCTGTTCCAGAAAGCCTACGGCCAGACCACTTCCACTTCGGTTATTGACGTACTCAACTACGCCCTGACCCTGGAGCTGCTGGAAGAGGACTTCTACGCCAAGATGATTGCCGCCAACCAGGTGCCCGCCGGGGCTCCCGCCGGCGCCATTGCCCTGATCAAAAAGCACGAAACGGCCCACGTAAAGCTGTTGAGCGACACGATTACCGCGCTGAAAGGCACGCCCGTAACCGGCAAGAAATTCAACCCCGCCAAGTTCCCCGCCGACTATACTACCCAGCTGGTAGTAGCTCAGGCCTTGGAAGACACCGGCGTACGGGCTTATAAAGGCCAGGCCGGCGCCCTGATGGGCCAGATGGCCGGTGCTACCAGCCTGCTCCAGGTTGCGCTCCAGATTCACTCGGTAGAAGCGCGTCACGCGGCCCACATCCGCACCATGCGCGGCCAGAGCCCCTGGATTCCCGCTTCCGACTCGAGCCTGCCAGAGCCCCTGGGTCCCGTGTACACCGGTGCTATTCCGGAAAGCAACGTTACGCAGGCCGGCTACGACCTGACCAAGCAGCTGCCCACGCCCTACAGCGCCACGGATGCTGCCGCTGCGTTCGACGAAATTCTGACCAAGGATGAAGTACTGGCTTCGTCCCGCGCCGGTGGTCTGGTAATCTAA
- a CDS encoding ferritin-like domain-containing protein, protein MSKIINSSGDEAGFAQPLYVPIKRRSFFMYAGATAGATALLLSGCSDDDDSVTPNGISLGSGDVGVLNYAYALEQLEAAFYAAVVKTPATDFKTGELDYFKQVAAHEAIHRDFLKAAIVNVAKATPVQDLTPDFSKITFTSRQSVLETARTFEDLGVAAYNGAGKYLKTAAYLVIAGQIVSVEARHAAYVRDLLSNGSFADDSIVDGSGLDKAMEPVDVINAAQGFIKEKLDAASVGK, encoded by the coding sequence ATGTCCAAGATCATCAACTCCAGCGGGGATGAGGCCGGTTTTGCCCAGCCTCTCTATGTGCCGATTAAGCGACGCTCCTTCTTCATGTACGCCGGTGCTACGGCTGGTGCCACGGCCCTGCTCCTCTCGGGCTGCAGCGACGACGACGACTCGGTAACGCCCAACGGCATCAGCCTGGGTTCCGGCGACGTGGGCGTGCTCAACTACGCCTATGCCCTGGAGCAACTCGAAGCCGCTTTCTACGCCGCCGTAGTAAAAACTCCCGCTACGGACTTCAAAACCGGTGAGCTGGATTACTTCAAGCAAGTAGCCGCCCACGAAGCCATTCACCGCGACTTCCTGAAGGCGGCTATTGTAAACGTGGCCAAGGCTACGCCGGTGCAGGACTTGACGCCCGACTTCTCGAAAATCACCTTTACCAGCCGCCAGTCGGTGCTCGAAACGGCCCGTACGTTCGAGGACCTGGGCGTAGCCGCTTACAACGGCGCCGGTAAATACCTCAAAACTGCCGCCTACCTGGTTATTGCCGGGCAGATTGTATCGGTGGAGGCCCGTCACGCTGCTTACGTGCGCGACCTGCTCTCCAACGGCTCTTTCGCCGACGACTCCATCGTGGACGGCTCGGGCCTGGACAAAGCCATGGAGCCCGTCGACGTTATCAACGCCGCCCAGGGCTTCATCAAAGAAAAGCTGGACGCCGCCAGCGTGGGCAAATAG
- a CDS encoding BatD family protein: MLLLLLLAEAGAGLQAQTGAAPAAPPAAPAPAAAKSAAPGQAEVVLGRTAFPVNDYFTISFRLRGAALERYSPFPDIEGFKKSSKSSTTTTRIVGGQTSTELTITQRYAAYAEGEFELKPFTMTVNGLTIRSAGGKLQVLPQQATPPPAPGGAAVQGLGLLDKLFGKPKPQEFVEPQDNAFLALVPDKTSVFVGEGVHVGLYFYLTPADQGLLSFYNFGGQLPEILQLMRQRTAWEEPFNEQEIVPETVVTGGKTYLRYRLYEAEYYPLNTQPLTFPEIPLQMVKYRVAKKPEAGLDNRMEGFKTYRTTARTISVKPLPPHPLRDQVPVGDYHLREAINRTSFRTGQAFTYSFIVEGEGNLAALAAPVPQPVAGVEVYGPDTETGITRQAGRVGGTKRFQYRLIARRPGVLALDSLLSLVFFNPSTARYDTLRPEVRPAVKGPASTTLAFTAHPDDPYYQDMLESADNRVQRRDAYAEVLRYANYILLALGALALFGWWRGGRRA; the protein is encoded by the coding sequence TTGCTGTTGCTGCTTCTGCTGGCCGAAGCGGGCGCAGGATTGCAAGCGCAAACCGGTGCTGCCCCCGCCGCACCGCCCGCTGCTCCCGCGCCGGCCGCGGCCAAGTCCGCTGCCCCGGGGCAGGCCGAAGTAGTGCTGGGCCGTACCGCCTTTCCCGTCAACGACTACTTCACCATCAGCTTTCGGCTGCGGGGCGCGGCCCTGGAGCGGTATTCGCCCTTTCCGGACATTGAGGGGTTCAAGAAAAGCAGCAAGTCGAGCACCACGACCACGCGCATCGTGGGCGGCCAAACCTCCACGGAGCTGACCATTACCCAGCGCTACGCCGCCTACGCCGAGGGCGAGTTTGAGCTCAAGCCCTTCACGATGACCGTCAACGGGCTAACGATACGCTCGGCCGGGGGCAAGTTGCAGGTGCTGCCCCAGCAAGCCACGCCTCCGCCCGCGCCCGGTGGCGCCGCCGTGCAGGGCCTGGGGCTGCTCGACAAGCTGTTTGGCAAACCCAAGCCCCAGGAGTTCGTTGAGCCCCAGGACAACGCCTTTCTGGCCCTGGTGCCCGACAAAACCAGCGTCTTCGTGGGGGAAGGCGTGCACGTGGGCCTGTATTTCTACCTGACGCCCGCCGACCAGGGCCTGCTCAGCTTCTACAACTTCGGGGGCCAGCTGCCCGAGATTCTGCAGCTCATGCGGCAACGCACGGCCTGGGAAGAGCCCTTCAACGAGCAGGAAATAGTGCCCGAAACGGTGGTGACGGGCGGCAAAACCTACCTGCGCTACCGCCTCTACGAAGCTGAATACTACCCCCTGAATACCCAGCCGCTCACGTTTCCGGAAATACCGCTCCAGATGGTGAAGTACCGGGTGGCCAAAAAGCCTGAAGCCGGCCTCGACAACCGCATGGAGGGCTTCAAAACCTACCGCACCACCGCCCGCACCATCAGCGTGAAGCCGCTGCCGCCCCACCCGCTGCGCGACCAGGTGCCGGTGGGCGACTACCATCTGCGCGAGGCCATCAACCGCACCAGCTTCCGGACCGGGCAGGCCTTCACCTATTCCTTTATCGTGGAAGGGGAAGGCAACCTGGCGGCCCTGGCCGCGCCGGTGCCCCAGCCCGTGGCGGGCGTCGAAGTGTATGGGCCCGACACCGAAACCGGCATTACCCGGCAGGCGGGGCGAGTGGGGGGCACCAAACGGTTTCAGTACCGCCTCATTGCCCGCCGCCCCGGCGTGCTGGCCCTCGACAGCCTGCTGAGCCTGGTGTTTTTCAACCCCAGCACGGCCCGCTACGATACGCTGCGGCCCGAAGTGCGCCCCGCTGTGAAAGGCCCCGCCAGCACCACGCTGGCCTTCACGGCCCACCCCGACGACCCTTACTACCAGGACATGCTCGAATCGGCGGACAACCGGGTGCAGCGGCGCGACGCCTACGCCGAAGTGCTGCGCTACGCCAACTACATCCTGCTGGCCCTGGGGGCGCTGGCGCTTTTCGGGTGGTGGCGCGGTGGCCGCCGGGCGTAG
- the aroC gene encoding chorismate synthase → MNTFGTLFRITTFGESHGPGIGVVIDGCPAGIAVDSTTIQAALDRRRPGQSELTTPRREADQVEILSGIFEGQTTGTPIGLLIRNQDQASHDYSHIEHAYRPSHADYTYDQKYGRRDYRGGGRSSARETAARVAAGAVASQFLAQQGITALSYVSQVGAVAVPVGYEQLDLGLIDSNMVRCPHPETAEQMTELIRQVRDRHDTVGGLVTGVVLGVPAGLGEPVFDKLHAELGKAMLSINAVKGFEYGSGFAGTLLFGSEHNDAFYTDEQGAVRTRTNHSGGIQGGISNGQDIYFRVAFKPVATILQPQTTINDQGEEITLAGKGRHDPCVLPRAVPIVDAMTNLVLADMVLRARANKV, encoded by the coding sequence ATGAATACGTTTGGCACTTTATTCCGCATTACCACCTTCGGCGAATCGCACGGGCCCGGCATTGGGGTCGTGATTGACGGGTGTCCGGCGGGCATAGCGGTAGACAGCACGACGATACAGGCCGCGCTGGACCGGCGGCGGCCCGGGCAGTCGGAGCTGACCACGCCGCGCCGCGAGGCCGATCAGGTGGAAATCCTGTCGGGCATTTTTGAGGGGCAGACCACCGGCACGCCCATCGGCCTGCTGATCCGCAACCAGGATCAGGCCAGCCACGACTACTCCCACATCGAGCACGCCTACCGCCCCTCGCACGCCGATTATACCTACGACCAGAAGTACGGCCGCCGCGACTACCGCGGCGGGGGGCGCAGCTCGGCCCGCGAAACGGCCGCCCGCGTGGCCGCCGGCGCGGTGGCCTCGCAGTTTCTGGCCCAACAGGGCATTACGGCCCTGAGCTACGTGTCGCAGGTAGGGGCCGTGGCCGTGCCCGTGGGCTACGAGCAGCTCGACCTGGGCCTGATTGACAGCAACATGGTGCGCTGCCCCCACCCCGAAACCGCCGAACAGATGACCGAGCTGATCCGGCAGGTGCGCGACCGGCACGACACGGTGGGCGGGCTGGTGACGGGCGTGGTGCTGGGCGTGCCGGCCGGCCTCGGCGAGCCGGTCTTCGATAAGCTGCACGCCGAGCTGGGCAAGGCTATGCTGAGCATCAACGCCGTGAAGGGCTTCGAATACGGCTCCGGCTTTGCCGGCACGCTGCTGTTCGGCTCCGAGCACAACGACGCCTTCTACACCGACGAGCAGGGCGCGGTGCGCACCCGCACCAACCATTCGGGCGGCATTCAGGGCGGCATCAGCAACGGGCAGGATATTTATTTCCGGGTGGCCTTTAAGCCCGTAGCCACCATTCTGCAGCCCCAGACCACGATTAACGACCAGGGCGAGGAAATTACCCTGGCTGGCAAAGGCCGCCACGACCCCTGCGTGCTGCCCCGGGCCGTGCCCATCGTGGATGCCATGACCAACCTGGTGCTGGCCGACATGGTGCTGCGGGCCCGGGCCAACAAGGTATAA
- a CDS encoding NifU family protein has translation MADTLTSPAAPVSIYAEASPNPESMKFVLNTQLLSDGVSVDYPNVEAAVNSPLAQELFNFDYVGRVFIAANFVTITKTSDLTWTHLIPELRTFLKSYVEAGGPLFTVDPAAEQKAAQHAAATGDASEQDQQISQKVIDLLENYVRPAVEQDGGNITFRSYNKGVVTVNLQGSCSGCPSATVTLKSGIENLLKRMVPEVTEVVAEGITV, from the coding sequence ATGGCTGATACCCTCACTTCCCCCGCTGCGCCGGTTTCCATCTACGCCGAAGCCAGCCCCAACCCCGAATCCATGAAGTTCGTGCTCAATACCCAGCTGCTCAGCGACGGGGTGAGCGTGGATTATCCCAACGTGGAGGCCGCCGTTAATTCGCCCCTGGCCCAGGAGCTGTTCAACTTCGACTACGTGGGCCGGGTGTTTATTGCCGCCAACTTCGTGACCATCACCAAGACCTCGGACCTGACCTGGACGCACCTCATTCCCGAGCTGCGCACCTTCCTCAAGTCGTACGTGGAAGCCGGCGGGCCGCTCTTCACCGTCGACCCCGCCGCCGAGCAGAAAGCCGCCCAGCACGCCGCCGCTACCGGCGACGCCTCCGAGCAGGACCAGCAGATCAGCCAGAAGGTTATCGACCTGCTCGAAAACTACGTGCGCCCCGCCGTGGAGCAGGATGGTGGCAATATCACCTTCCGCTCCTACAACAAGGGCGTGGTAACGGTGAACCTGCAAGGCTCGTGCTCGGGCTGCCCCTCGGCCACCGTCACGCTCAAGTCGGGCATCGAAAACCTGCTCAAGCGCATGGTGCCGGAAGTAACTGAAGTGGTAGCCGAAGGCATCACGGTATAA
- a CDS encoding DUF5777 family beta-barrel protein, with amino-acid sequence MFRRFLSGGLLGAALLAGHAAQAQDELLQELEAKADSTQAAPNFTQATFKGTHIINSQSVETPGQGTLLFLIQHRFGTLNSGAYNFFGLDQAVLRLSFEYGLTDRLTAGIGRSSQEKTFDGFLKYKALRQSTGAHAMPVSVTLFSSAALTSLRFREPERPARTRWAYTYQALIARKFSPGLSVQLMPTLVHRNFVDTRRDQNDVYALGAAFRQKITKRLALTADYYYLLPGATADDMRNALGAGVDIETGGHVFQLHVTNAQGMMESLFVPRTTGNFFDGDIYFGFNVSRAFTVKGR; translated from the coding sequence ATGTTCCGCCGTTTTCTGTCCGGGGGCCTGCTCGGGGCCGCGCTGCTCGCCGGCCACGCCGCCCAGGCCCAGGATGAGCTGCTGCAAGAGCTGGAAGCCAAGGCCGACAGCACCCAGGCCGCCCCCAACTTCACCCAGGCCACCTTCAAGGGCACCCACATCATCAACTCGCAGTCGGTGGAAACGCCGGGCCAGGGCACGCTGCTGTTCCTGATTCAGCACCGCTTCGGCACGCTCAACAGCGGGGCCTACAACTTCTTCGGCCTCGACCAGGCCGTGCTGCGCCTAAGCTTCGAGTACGGCCTCACCGACCGGCTCACGGCGGGCATCGGCCGCAGCTCCCAGGAAAAGACGTTCGACGGCTTCCTCAAATACAAGGCCCTGCGGCAAAGCACCGGGGCCCACGCCATGCCGGTTTCCGTGACCTTGTTCAGCAGCGCGGCCCTCACGTCCCTGCGGTTTCGGGAGCCCGAGCGCCCCGCCCGCACCCGCTGGGCCTACACCTACCAGGCCCTGATTGCCCGCAAGTTCAGCCCCGGCCTTTCCGTGCAGCTGATGCCCACGCTGGTGCACCGCAACTTCGTGGACACCCGGCGCGACCAGAACGACGTGTACGCCCTGGGCGCGGCCTTCCGCCAGAAAATCACCAAGCGCCTGGCCCTTACGGCCGACTACTACTACCTGCTGCCCGGCGCCACCGCCGACGACATGCGCAACGCCCTAGGCGCGGGCGTCGACATCGAAACCGGGGGCCACGTGTTTCAGCTGCACGTCACCAATGCCCAGGGCATGATGGAAAGCCTGTTTGTGCCCCGCACCACCGGCAACTTCTTCGACGGCGACATCTACTTCGGCTTCAACGTGAGCCGGGCCTTCACCGTGAAAGGGCGGTAG